A single window of Lynx canadensis isolate LIC74 chromosome C2, mLynCan4.pri.v2, whole genome shotgun sequence DNA harbors:
- the NFKBIZ gene encoding NF-kappa-B inhibitor zeta, translating to MIVDKLLDDSRGGEGLLDAAGDGGLMTSPLNLAYFYGASPPAAALGACDAICSSSGPSAPGSPGSDSSDFSSASSVSSCGAVESRPRGGARAERLQVEPHMGVGRQQRGPFQGVRVKNSVKELLLHIRSHKQKASGQAVDDFKTQSVNREQFTELKNTVSYSGKRKGPDSLSDGPVCKRPALLHIQFLTPPQTPTPAESMEDAHHSESKQDSSADLLQNIINIKNECSPVSLNTVQVSWMSPVVVPQGSPQEQCQDFHRGQVFSPPQKHQPFQVSSSPHMVDQTSLYQYSPQSQNLQPQHYTHNPTLEYNPYSRTSQSPNYEPNLFDGQEPQFCPDQSFASLLSSQESENIAVPIQNTPSVQQQNDAHLQNFNMMPHGACEAMMGHDAGSTPLGTSLPFPNIIGNPMNTTQLGKSFFQWQVEQEESKLANISQDQFLSKDADGDTFLHIAVAQGRRALSYVLARKMNALHMLDIKEHNGQSAFQVAVAANQHLIVQDLVNLGAQVNTTDCWGRTPLHVCAEKGHSQVLQAIQKGAVKSNQFLDLEATNYDGLTPLHCAVVAHNAVVHELQRNQQPHSPEVQELLLKNKSLVDTIKCLIQMGAAVEAKDRKSGRTALHLAAEEANLELIRLFLELPSCLSFVNAKAYNGNTALHVAASLQYRVTQLDAVRLLMRKGADPSTRNLENEQPVHLVPDGPVGEQIRRILKGKSIQQRAPPY from the exons ATGATCGTGGACAAGCTGCTGGACGACAGCCGCGGCGGAGAGGGGTTGCTGGACGCGGCCGGCGACGGTGGCCTCATGACCAGCCCGCTGAACCTGGCCTACTTCTACGGCGCATCGCCCCCGGCCGCGGCCCTGGGCGCCTGCGACGCCATCTGCTCGTCGTCGGGGCCCTCCGCGCCCGGCTCGCCCGGCTCGGACTCCTCCGACTTCTCCTCCGCCTCGTCCGTGTCCTCCTGCGGGGCCGTGGAGTCCCGGCCGAGAGGTGGCGCCCGCGCCGAGCGGCTGCAAG ttgagccccatatgggggtTGGAAGACAGCAGAGAGGACCCTTTCAAGGTGTTCGTGTGAAGAACTCAGTGAAGGAACTCCTGTTGCATATCCGAAGTCATAAACAGAAGGCTTCTGGCCAAGCTGTGGATGATTTTAAG acCCAAAGTGTGAACAGAGAGCAATTCACAG AATTGAAGAACACAGTGTCATAtagtggaaaaaggaaaggacctgaTTCATTGTCTGATGGACCAGTTTGCAAAAGGCCAGCTTTATTACATATCCAGTTTTTG acACCACCTCAAACACCAACACCCGCAGAGAGCATGGAAGATGCTCATCACAGTGAATCCAAACAGGACAGCAGTGCTGATCTGCTTCAGAACATAATCAACATTAAGAATGAATGCAGCCCGGTTTCCCTGAATACTGTCCAAGTTAGTTGGATGAGCCCTGTGGTGGTCCCTCAGGGCTCTCCCCAAGAACAGTGTCAGGACTTCCACAGAGGGCAGGTCTTCTCGCCACCTCAGAAACACCAACCATTCCAAGTCAGCAGCTCCCCACACATGGTGGATCAGACGTCCCTGTACCAGTATTCTCCACAGAGCCAGAACTTGCAGCCACAGCACTATACCCACAACCCAACTCTGGAATACAATCCTTATTCCAGAACGTCCCAGTCCCCCAATTATGAACCAAACCTCTTTGATGGTCAAGAACCACAGTTCTGCCCAGATCAAAGTTTTGCATCCCTTCTGAGTAGTCAGGAATCTGAGAATATTGCTGTTCCCATTCAGAATACCCCCAGTGTTCAGCAACAGAATGACGCACACCTGCAGAACTTCAACATGATGCCACATGGCGCCTGTGAGGCCATGATGGGGCATGACGCAGGCTCTACCCCTTTAGGCACTTCACTGCCATTCCCAAACATCATCGGAAATCCAATGAACACCACACAGTTAGGGAAGTCATTTTTCCAGTGGCAAGTAGAACAGGAAGAAAGCAAATTGGCAAATATCTCTCAAGATCAGTTTCTTTCAAAGGATGCAGATGGTGACAC GTTCCTCCATATTGCCGTCGCCCAAGGGAGAAGGGCGCTTTCCTATGTCCTCGCAAGAAAGATGAATGCGCTTCATATGTTGGATATTAAAGAGCACAATGGACAG AGCGCCTTTCAGGTGGCAGTGGCTGCCAATCAGCATCTCATTGTGCAGGACCTGGTGAACCTTGGGGCCCAGGTGAACACAACCGACTGCTGGGGAAGAACCCCTCTGCATGTGTGTGCTGAGAAAGGTCACTCTCAGGTGCTTCAG GCAATTCAGAAGGGAGCAGTGAAGAGCAATCAGTTTTTGGATCTTGAGGCAACTAACTATGATG GCCTGACTCCTTTACACTGTGCGGTCGTGGCCCACAATGCGGTGGTGCATGAACTGCAGAGAAATCAACAGCCCCATTCACCTGAAGTTCAGGAGCTTTTGCTCAAGAATAAGAGTCTGGTTGACACCATTAAATGTCTGATTCAAATGGGAGCAGCAGTGGAAGCAAAG GATCGTAAAAGTGGTCGCACAGCCTTGCATTTGGCAGCTGAAGAAGCAAACTTGGAACTCATTCGCCTTTTTCTGGAGCTGCCCAGTTGCCTGTCTTTTGTGAATGCGAAG GCTTACAATGGAAACACTGCCCTCCATGTTGCTGCCAGCCTTCAGTATCGGGTGACACAGTTGGATGCAGTCCGCCTGTTGATGAGGAAGGGAGCAGACCCAAGTACTCGGAACTTGGAGAATGAACAGCCAGTGCATTTGGTTCCTGATGGCCCTGTGGGGGAACAG